One Pantanalinema sp. genomic window, GCTGCGCAAGCAGCTGAACACCGCGGTGCTCCTGGTCAGCCACCACCTTCCCGCGGCGGTCAAGGCCGCCGACCGGGTGCTGTTCGTGGACGCCGAGCACCAGAAGGCCCTGGTGGGGCCCGTCGCCACCGTCGCGGCCGACCCGACCTTCCGCCGCCAGTTCGCCGGCCTGACCGGCGAGCTGAAACCCCTGGAATCGATTGCCAACGAGGACCGCCCTGCCCATGCCTGAAGCCATGCAACCCCTTCTCGACTTCCTCAACGGCTGGGAGCTGTTTCGCGACCCCATCCTCTGCGGCATGGGGGCCGGTGCCGTCCTCGGGATGCTCGGCGCGTTCATCGTCCTGCGCCGGATGGTCTTCATCTCGGCCGCCCTCTCGCAGGCGGCGGGCCTCGGCGTGGCGCTCGCCTTCTTCGCCCAGATCCACCTGGGGGTCGCAGCCGGCCTCGCGGACCCGCGCCTCGGCGCCCTGGTGCTGACCCTCCTGGCCGCGGGCCTCCTGCGGCGCGAGCCGAAAGGACGCCTCAGCCGCGAGGGGCTGCTCGGCATGGCCTATCTGGTGGGTGCTGCCGGCACCCTGATGGTCGGCACCCGGATCACCCAGGAGGCCCACGACATCCAGGCCATCCTCTTCGGGACCGGGGTGCTGGTGCGACCCTCGGACACCGCATGGGTCCTGGTCACGGCCCTCGTCCTGATCGCCCTGATGCTCTGGTGGCGGCGCGGGCTCGTCTTCGCGAGCTTCGACCCCGACGGGGCGAAGGTGCGGGGCCTTCCCGTGACCTTCCTCGGCGGCTTCATCCTGGTGGCGATCGCCTTCACCGTCTCGATCGCAACCCGCGCGCTCGGGGCGCTGCCGGTCTTCGCCTTCAGCGTGCTGCCCGCGATTTCGGCGATCGCCCTGGCGCGCAACCCCACCGCCGCCATGATCCTCG contains:
- a CDS encoding metal ABC transporter permease; the protein is MQPLLDFLNGWELFRDPILCGMGAGAVLGMLGAFIVLRRMVFISAALSQAAGLGVALAFFAQIHLGVAAGLADPRLGALVLTLLAAGLLRREPKGRLSREGLLGMAYLVGAAGTLMVGTRITQEAHDIQAILFGTGVLVRPSDTAWVLVTALVLIALMLWWRRGLVFASFDPDGAKVRGLPVTFLGGFILVAIAFTVSIATRALGALPVFAFSVLPAISAIALARNPTAAMILAALFGALGGLGGYMLAFFGDFPVGASQTVFCALLAVLAIAARALAPSPKRA